One part of the Aliivibrio fischeri ATCC 7744 = JCM 18803 = DSM 507 genome encodes these proteins:
- a CDS encoding inosine/guanosine kinase — protein sequence MKFPGQRKSKHYFPVHARDPLVSQAQEAKKMSRTHIIGIDQTLVDIEAKVDDAFIEKYGLSKGHSLVIDNDKAEMLYNELKDNNMISNEFAGGTIGNTLHNYSVLADDKSTLLGVMSEDIHIGSYSYRYLCNTSSRMDLNYLQPVPGAIGRCFALISEDGERTFAISEGDMNQLRAESIPEKIFKNASALVLTAYLVRCKEGDPMPEATMKAIEYAKKYDVPVVLTMGTKFVVQDDPQYWRDFLNDHVTVVAMNEEEGEALTGATDPLEAANKALEWVDLVLCTAGPVGLYMAGYTEDSAKRETSLPLLPGTIAEFNQFEFSRPAVKDSCENPIKVFSHISPYMGGPEKIKNTNGAGDGALSALLHDMAANHYHRNNVPNSSKHQHSFLTYSSFSQVCKYSNRVSFEVLAQHSPRLSRGLPEREDSLEEAYWER from the coding sequence ATGAAATTTCCAGGTCAGCGTAAATCTAAGCATTATTTTCCTGTTCACGCACGTGATCCATTAGTTAGCCAAGCTCAAGAAGCTAAGAAAATGTCTCGTACCCATATTATTGGTATCGACCAAACGCTAGTGGATATTGAAGCGAAAGTGGATGATGCTTTTATTGAAAAATATGGCTTGAGTAAAGGACACTCACTGGTTATTGATAACGATAAAGCTGAGATGCTTTATAATGAATTAAAAGACAATAATATGATCAGTAATGAATTTGCTGGTGGTACGATTGGTAACACGCTTCATAACTACTCTGTTCTTGCTGATGATAAATCAACATTATTAGGTGTTATGAGTGAAGATATTCACATAGGCAGTTATTCATACCGTTATTTATGTAACACATCTAGCCGAATGGATTTAAACTACCTTCAACCTGTACCGGGTGCGATTGGTCGTTGTTTTGCACTGATTAGTGAAGATGGTGAGCGTACGTTTGCAATTAGCGAAGGTGACATGAACCAACTTCGTGCAGAGAGCATTCCTGAGAAGATTTTCAAAAATGCATCAGCACTTGTACTAACAGCATATCTAGTTCGTTGTAAAGAAGGCGATCCAATGCCTGAAGCAACAATGAAAGCGATTGAATATGCGAAGAAATACGATGTGCCTGTTGTATTAACTATGGGTACTAAGTTTGTGGTTCAAGATGACCCACAATACTGGCGTGATTTCTTAAATGACCACGTAACGGTTGTTGCAATGAATGAAGAGGAAGGTGAGGCGCTTACTGGTGCTACAGACCCTCTAGAAGCTGCAAATAAAGCTCTTGAGTGGGTTGACCTAGTTCTTTGTACTGCTGGCCCTGTAGGTCTTTATATGGCAGGTTACACGGAAGATTCTGCAAAGCGTGAAACATCACTACCATTACTACCAGGTACAATTGCTGAATTTAACCAGTTTGAATTTAGCCGTCCAGCAGTGAAGGACAGCTGTGAAAACCCAATTAAGGTATTTTCACACATTTCACCATATATGGGTGGTCCTGAAAAAATTAAGAACACTAATGGTGCTGGTGATGGTGCATTATCTGCTTTATTACATGATATGGCTGCAAACCATTACCACCGTAATAACGTACCAAACTCAAGCAAGCATCAGCACTCTTTCTTGACGTATTCTTCTTTCTCACAAGTATGTAAATACTCAAACCGTGTAAGCTTTGAAGTATTAGCTCAGCACTCTCCACGTTTATCTCGTGGCCTGCCAGAGCGTGAAGACAGCTTAGAAGAAGCATACTGGGAAAGATAA
- a CDS encoding D-hexose-6-phosphate mutarotase translates to MNLTQLPIISVLSDNVTVAQLDDVKVIRVIHDKANAAISLHGGHVLSFTPKGQDDLIWMSKEAIFNPEKAIRGGVPVCWPWFGRIADPAHGFARNNEWTLIEHRENDNGVIVVLGLEASEATKAIWPFEFEALLTVEIGDELRITLDAKNTDNKAWNCSGALHTYLNVADIASTTITGMGPTYIDGLQNAKLCTGEDTLSINAAVDRVYTHPENTVSVSDSQRTLTVTNSGHNAAVIWNPWIEGAESMADMNNDGYKTMVCVESTYHATSLEEAQTVEPGSAFTLTTTIKA, encoded by the coding sequence ATGAATCTTACTCAGCTTCCAATTATCAGTGTATTATCTGATAACGTCACTGTTGCTCAATTAGATGATGTAAAAGTGATTCGTGTCATTCATGACAAAGCCAATGCAGCCATTTCTCTTCATGGTGGCCATGTTTTATCTTTTACGCCAAAAGGACAAGACGATCTTATTTGGATGAGTAAAGAAGCCATCTTTAACCCTGAAAAAGCAATTCGTGGCGGTGTTCCTGTTTGTTGGCCATGGTTTGGCCGTATCGCCGATCCTGCTCACGGCTTTGCTCGTAATAATGAGTGGACGCTTATTGAACACCGTGAAAATGATAATGGCGTTATTGTCGTTCTAGGATTAGAAGCATCTGAAGCAACCAAAGCGATTTGGCCTTTTGAATTTGAAGCACTCTTAACCGTTGAAATTGGTGATGAGTTACGTATTACGCTTGACGCAAAAAATACGGATAACAAAGCATGGAATTGTTCAGGTGCTTTACATACTTACCTTAACGTTGCGGATATTGCCTCAACAACAATTACGGGCATGGGTCCAACATATATTGACGGCCTTCAAAATGCCAAACTATGTACAGGTGAAGACACTCTATCAATAAATGCTGCCGTTGACCGTGTATATACTCACCCAGAAAATACCGTATCAGTTTCAGACTCTCAGCGTACATTGACGGTGACGAATTCAGGTCATAATGCTGCGGTTATTTGGAACCCTTGGATTGAAGGCGCTGAATCGATGGCTGATATGAATAATGATGGCTACAAAACCATGGTGTGTGTTGAATCTACTTACCACGCAACTAGCTTAGAAGAAGCCCAAACCGTTGAACCAGGTAGCGCATTTACCCTAACCACAACAATTAAAGCGTAA
- the gap gene encoding type I glyceraldehyde-3-phosphate dehydrogenase: MTIKVGINGFGRIGRFVFRASVERNDIEVVGINDLIDVEYMAYMLKYDSTHGRFNGTVEVVDGNLVVNGKTVRVTAERNPEDLKWDAINVDVVAEATGLFLDDATARKHITAGAKKVVLTGPSKDATPMFVMGVNHTSYAGQDIVSNASCTTNCLAPVAKVLNDKFGIESGLMTTVHATTATQKTVDGPSAKDWRGGRGASQNIIPSSTGAAKAVGVVLPELNGLLTGMAFRVPTANVSVVDLTVNLKTAASYEAICAAMKEASEGELKGVLGYTEDAVVSQDFIGEVQTSVFDAAAGVALTDKFVKVVSWYDNEIGYSNKVLDLIAHVSK; this comes from the coding sequence ATGACTATCAAAGTAGGTATTAACGGTTTTGGCCGTATTGGACGTTTCGTATTCCGTGCATCTGTAGAGCGCAATGACATCGAAGTTGTTGGTATTAACGATCTTATCGACGTTGAATACATGGCTTACATGCTTAAGTACGATTCAACTCACGGCCGTTTCAACGGTACAGTTGAAGTTGTAGATGGTAACCTAGTAGTAAACGGCAAAACTGTACGTGTAACTGCTGAGCGTAACCCAGAAGACCTTAAGTGGGATGCAATCAACGTTGACGTTGTTGCTGAAGCAACTGGTCTATTCCTAGACGACGCAACTGCACGTAAGCACATCACTGCTGGTGCTAAGAAAGTTGTTCTAACTGGTCCTTCAAAAGACGCTACTCCAATGTTCGTAATGGGTGTTAACCACACTTCTTACGCTGGTCAAGACATCGTTTCTAACGCTTCTTGTACTACTAACTGTCTAGCACCTGTTGCTAAAGTTCTTAACGACAAGTTCGGTATCGAATCTGGTCTTATGACTACAGTTCACGCTACTACAGCAACTCAAAAAACTGTAGATGGTCCTTCAGCTAAAGACTGGCGCGGTGGCCGTGGTGCTTCTCAAAACATCATCCCATCTTCAACTGGTGCTGCTAAAGCTGTAGGCGTTGTTCTTCCAGAACTAAACGGCCTTCTAACTGGTATGGCTTTCCGTGTACCAACTGCTAACGTTTCTGTAGTTGACCTAACAGTTAACCTAAAAACTGCTGCATCTTACGAAGCAATCTGTGCTGCTATGAAAGAAGCATCTGAAGGCGAGCTTAAAGGTGTTCTAGGTTACACAGAAGACGCTGTTGTTTCTCAAGACTTCATCGGTGAAGTTCAAACTTCAGTATTCGATGCTGCAGCTGGTGTTGCACTAACTGACAAATTCGTTAAAGTTGTATCTTGGTACGACAACGAAATCGGTTACTCAAACAAAGTTCTTGACCTAATCGCTCACGTTTCTAAGTAA
- the msrB gene encoding peptide-methionine (R)-S-oxide reductase MsrB gives METPKTFLEYTDEEWRKKLTKEEFDICRKQGTEAPFSGTLLHNKEKGYYACTCCQTILFVSDNKYDSGCGWPSFDAPVNDQVIRYIEDNSHGMRRIEIRCRHCDSHLGHVFDDGPKTTNERYCVNSVSLNFSQDK, from the coding sequence ATGGAGACACCAAAAACATTTTTAGAATACACCGATGAAGAGTGGCGAAAAAAGCTTACAAAAGAAGAGTTTGATATTTGTAGAAAACAAGGAACAGAAGCGCCTTTCTCAGGAACGTTATTGCATAATAAAGAAAAAGGTTACTACGCCTGTACTTGTTGCCAAACGATTTTATTTGTATCTGATAATAAATATGACTCAGGTTGTGGGTGGCCAAGCTTTGATGCCCCAGTGAACGATCAAGTCATAAGATATATTGAAGATAACAGCCATGGGATGAGAAGAATAGAGATCCGTTGTCGTCATTGTGATAGTCATTTAGGGCATGTTTTTGATGATGGCCCCAAAACAACCAACGAAAGATATTGTGTGAATTCCGTTTCTTTAAATTTTTCGCAAGATAAATAA
- a CDS encoding IS4 family transposase has protein sequence MSEFSRELQLTAEFHLPESMDSFRKNIPIEWISEAVNQTGRAAIRKRRFPAEQAVWLVLGIGLMRNRSISDVCDKLELAFPDAKGELPPLATSSIVKARQRIGYEPLRYLFHTTASKWETEESPDLVCGLKLMSVDGTQFKTPETKDNQKLGYATGKATFPSVLAVTLMSTRTHLISDAAFGPITNSEISYAQQLVGSAPNNSLTLFDRGFMSAELFESWRNAGKNTHWLTPIKSKFRYDVLEEFSDYDKLIKMPVSPDAKQKYPHLGDSWQARLVLIPEPKGEIKGFITSLECPVTYPLKDIVEIYWERWEIEQGYGELKQGQLNNQAVLRSLKIEGIYQELWGILISYNLVRLEMKRMADFHKMEPLRISFINALRLIQDEFLWCSGRTPGTVPKKLKNLRESGKRLILPKKRKRKPFPRQVLYKAPRYPYKKRATSC, from the coding sequence ATGTCTGAGTTTTCTCGTGAATTACAATTAACTGCAGAATTTCACCTTCCTGAATCTATGGATTCATTTCGGAAAAATATTCCTATTGAGTGGATTTCAGAAGCCGTTAACCAAACTGGTCGCGCCGCTATCAGAAAGCGCAGATTTCCTGCTGAACAAGCTGTTTGGTTAGTGCTTGGAATTGGCTTAATGCGTAACCGCTCCATTAGCGATGTTTGTGATAAATTAGAATTAGCCTTCCCTGATGCTAAAGGGGAACTCCCTCCCTTGGCCACAAGTAGTATCGTAAAAGCTAGACAGCGTATTGGTTATGAACCATTACGTTACCTATTTCATACCACTGCAAGTAAATGGGAGACAGAAGAATCGCCTGATTTAGTTTGTGGACTTAAACTCATGAGCGTTGACGGGACTCAATTTAAAACCCCTGAAACTAAGGATAACCAAAAGCTAGGCTACGCGACAGGTAAGGCTACATTTCCTTCAGTTCTTGCTGTTACCCTCATGTCTACACGCACCCACCTTATTTCAGATGCTGCTTTTGGACCAATAACCAATAGTGAAATATCTTATGCACAACAATTAGTTGGCTCCGCTCCAAATAATTCATTAACTCTTTTTGACCGTGGTTTTATGTCCGCTGAACTTTTTGAATCATGGCGTAATGCAGGAAAAAATACTCATTGGTTAACTCCAATAAAAAGTAAATTTAGGTACGACGTTTTAGAAGAGTTTTCAGACTACGATAAACTGATTAAAATGCCAGTTTCGCCTGATGCAAAACAGAAATATCCTCACCTCGGAGATAGCTGGCAAGCTCGTTTAGTTTTAATACCTGAGCCGAAAGGAGAGATCAAAGGGTTTATTACTTCATTAGAGTGTCCTGTGACTTATCCATTGAAAGATATTGTTGAAATTTACTGGGAACGATGGGAAATAGAACAAGGTTATGGTGAATTAAAACAAGGTCAACTTAACAATCAAGCAGTGCTTAGAAGCTTGAAAATAGAAGGAATATATCAAGAGTTATGGGGGATTTTGATTTCTTATAACCTCGTTCGTCTAGAAATGAAAAGAATGGCCGATTTTCATAAAATGGAACCATTAAGAATAAGCTTTATTAATGCGTTAAGGCTAATCCAAGATGAGTTCCTGTGGTGTTCAGGGCGAACACCAGGAACAGTGCCCAAGAAGCTGAAAAATCTACGAGAAAGCGGAAAGCGTCTAATCCTGCCAAAGAAAAGAAAGCGAAAACCATTTCCGCGACAAGTGCTTTATAAAGCACCGCGCTACCCTTATAAAAAAAGAGCCACTAGCTGTTAA
- a CDS encoding DUF2989 domain-containing protein, producing the protein MFSTIQRFSLITFTAFSLSGCFDTTPTTTQLCEDHSELQCDQLNMRDGQCLNQRDALILSRFTTLKSQNDLDKLKTIQATYQYQSCLTSAAQIEPITAKEIKTKRSEALIHTYDAIDLLSIELKESKEPKVLYYRWSTGDKSALRKFLQLEGSRSLETAELQYALATFYALRNGNKTITLLNHSLELLTKDDYKNDFHATIIKSLASINHKEQNTEHAYIWALVGKEFDLQVSSQQQLDLLYSFSDAEKQKLQQASEVIVKSIKEQKFSAQLLPKVTEKN; encoded by the coding sequence ATGTTTTCTACTATTCAACGATTTTCGCTAATAACGTTTACTGCATTTTCCTTATCTGGCTGTTTTGATACCACTCCAACAACAACGCAGTTATGTGAAGATCATTCTGAGCTACAATGTGATCAATTAAATATGCGAGATGGGCAGTGCCTTAATCAACGTGATGCGCTTATATTAAGTCGCTTTACTACTTTAAAAAGTCAAAACGACTTAGATAAATTAAAAACCATTCAAGCAACCTATCAATATCAATCCTGTTTAACATCTGCAGCACAAATTGAACCTATCACTGCAAAAGAAATTAAAACAAAACGTTCAGAAGCACTGATACATACCTATGATGCTATCGATTTATTGAGTATCGAATTAAAAGAATCTAAAGAACCCAAAGTTCTTTATTATCGTTGGAGTACTGGTGATAAGTCTGCATTAAGAAAGTTTTTACAACTTGAAGGTTCTCGCTCTCTTGAAACAGCAGAGCTTCAATATGCACTTGCTACCTTTTATGCATTACGCAATGGAAATAAAACCATCACATTATTAAATCACTCATTAGAACTATTAACTAAAGATGATTATAAAAACGATTTTCATGCAACGATTATTAAATCGCTAGCAAGTATCAATCATAAAGAGCAAAACACAGAACACGCTTATATTTGGGCTTTAGTCGGGAAAGAATTTGATCTACAAGTTTCTTCTCAACAACAACTTGACCTATTGTATTCATTCTCAGATGCAGAAAAACAAAAACTACAACAAGCAAGTGAAGTAATAGTCAAAAGCATTAAAGAGCAAAAATTCTCAGCACAACTACTACCAAAAGTAACTGAGAAAAATTAA